From the Streptomyces sp. Tu 2975 genome, one window contains:
- a CDS encoding DUF5063 domain-containing protein yields MSDAMLHAVDRNPDDFAVQIADSIESFIVATTEVAKGDEPDSAVPFLLLEVSQLLLTGGRLGAHEDILPDERYEPDTGPDADVDDLRMRFAAMLDPVDVFSEVFDPYEPRKAPVPSRISDSLADIVMDLRHGLAHYRAGRTTEALWWWQFSYFSNWGPTASATLRALQSLVAHVRLDQPLAELDGLDTDEDLTEEALAEEAGRVMVEEILGPPELRRAH; encoded by the coding sequence ATGTCTGACGCCATGCTGCACGCCGTTGACCGGAATCCGGACGACTTCGCGGTTCAGATCGCCGACTCGATCGAGTCCTTCATCGTCGCCACCACGGAGGTGGCGAAGGGCGACGAACCTGACAGCGCGGTGCCGTTCCTGCTGCTCGAGGTCTCCCAGCTCCTGCTGACCGGCGGCCGCCTCGGCGCCCACGAGGACATCCTCCCGGACGAGCGGTACGAGCCGGACACCGGCCCGGACGCCGACGTCGACGACCTGCGCATGCGCTTTGCGGCGATGCTCGACCCGGTGGACGTCTTCTCGGAGGTCTTCGACCCCTACGAGCCGCGCAAGGCGCCGGTCCCGTCGCGGATCTCCGACAGCCTCGCCGACATCGTCATGGACCTGCGCCACGGGCTGGCCCACTACCGGGCGGGCCGCACCACGGAGGCCCTGTGGTGGTGGCAGTTCTCGTACTTCTCCAACTGGGGGCCGACGGCCTCCGCGACGCTGCGGGCCCTCCAGTCCCTGGTCGCACACGTCCGGCTCGACCAGCCGCTCGCCGAGCTCGACGGCCTCGACACCGACGAGGACCTGACGGAGGAGGCGCTGGCCGAGGAGGCGGGCCGCGTCATGGTCGAGGAGATCCTCGGCCCGCCGGAGCTGCGCCGGGCCCACTGA
- the recR gene encoding recombination mediator RecR, which produces MYEGVVQDLIDELGRLPGVGPKSAQRIAFHILQTEPADVRRLAHALLEVKDKVRFCAVCGNVAQQEQCNICRDPRRDPSVICVVEEPKDVVAIERTREFRGRYHVLGGAISPIEGVGPDDLRIRELLARLADGTVTELILATDPNLEGEATATYLARMIKPMGLKVTRLASGLPVGGDLEYADEVTLGRAFEGRRLLDV; this is translated from the coding sequence TTGTACGAAGGCGTGGTTCAGGACCTCATCGACGAACTGGGCAGGCTGCCCGGCGTCGGTCCCAAGAGCGCCCAGCGGATCGCCTTCCACATCCTCCAGACGGAGCCGGCCGACGTGCGCCGGCTCGCGCACGCCCTCCTCGAGGTCAAGGACAAGGTCCGCTTCTGCGCGGTCTGCGGGAACGTGGCCCAGCAGGAGCAGTGCAACATCTGCCGCGACCCCCGTCGCGACCCCTCGGTGATCTGTGTCGTCGAGGAGCCGAAGGACGTCGTCGCGATCGAGCGCACGCGTGAGTTCCGAGGGCGCTACCACGTCCTTGGCGGGGCCATCAGCCCCATCGAGGGCGTCGGCCCCGACGACCTGCGGATCCGCGAGCTGCTGGCCCGCCTCGCGGACGGCACGGTCACCGAGCTGATCCTGGCCACGGACCCCAATCTGGAGGGCGAGGCCACGGCAACGTACCTCGCCAGAATGATCAAACCGATGGGTTTGAAGGTCACGAGGCTGGCCAGTGGACTCCCTGTCGGGGGAGACTTGGAATACGCCGACGAGGTCACGCTCGGGCGTGCCTTCGAGGGGAGACGACTGCTCGATGTCTGA
- a CDS encoding YbaB/EbfC family nucleoid-associated protein has product MIPGGGQPNMQQLLQQAQKMQQDLAKAQEELAQTEVEGQAGGGLVKATVTGSGELRGLVIDPKAVDPEDTETLADLVVAAVQAANENAQQLQQDKLGPLAQGLGGMPGMPF; this is encoded by the coding sequence GTGATCCCCGGTGGTGGCCAGCCCAACATGCAGCAGCTGCTCCAGCAGGCCCAGAAGATGCAGCAGGACCTGGCGAAGGCCCAGGAGGAGCTCGCGCAGACCGAGGTCGAGGGCCAGGCCGGCGGCGGGCTCGTGAAGGCGACCGTCACGGGCTCCGGTGAACTTCGCGGCCTGGTCATCGACCCCAAGGCCGTGGACCCGGAGGACACCGAGACTCTGGCCGACCTCGTCGTCGCCGCCGTCCAGGCCGCCAACGAGAACGCGCAGCAGCTTCAGCAGGACAAGCTCGGACCGCTCGCCCAGGGCCTGGGCGGCATGCCGGGCATGCCTTTCTGA
- a CDS encoding GntR family transcriptional regulator produces the protein MPGYGSGGGGGNGNQSAVTRNTLRQQIADALRDEVLAGRMQPGQEFTVREIADQYGVSATPVREALVDLSAQGLLDSDQHRGFKVHRFTFDDFRTMVETRSLIVDAIFGHVTQSRPSPPAPQTLLSVRRRAEEAARAARCGDLDILIGYDLRFWRELGALVANRYLCDFLHRLRVQAWVFSVPFLRLEAELPDRLWGGHQEIVDAVTRGDAAGVRAEIRAYDDHALAWAERMEQRDGRARRER, from the coding sequence ATGCCCGGCTACGGCAGCGGCGGAGGTGGCGGGAACGGCAACCAGAGTGCCGTCACCCGCAACACCCTGCGGCAACAGATCGCCGACGCGCTGCGTGACGAGGTGCTCGCGGGGCGGATGCAGCCGGGACAGGAGTTCACCGTCAGGGAGATCGCCGACCAGTACGGCGTCTCGGCGACCCCTGTGCGCGAGGCCCTCGTCGATCTGTCCGCCCAAGGCCTCCTCGACTCGGACCAGCACCGCGGTTTCAAGGTCCACCGGTTCACCTTCGACGACTTCCGCACGATGGTCGAGACCCGGTCGCTGATCGTTGACGCGATCTTCGGCCATGTCACGCAGAGCAGGCCCTCGCCGCCGGCGCCGCAGACTCTGCTGTCCGTGCGGCGACGGGCGGAAGAGGCTGCGCGGGCGGCCCGCTGCGGCGATCTTGACATTCTCATCGGCTACGACCTGCGCTTCTGGCGTGAGCTCGGCGCACTCGTCGCCAACCGCTACCTCTGCGACTTCCTGCACCGGCTGCGGGTGCAGGCGTGGGTGTTCTCCGTACCGTTCCTGCGCCTCGAAGCGGAGCTGCCCGACCGGCTCTGGGGCGGCCACCAGGAAATCGTCGACGCGGTGACCCGCGGCGACGCGGCCGGCGTCCGCGCCGAGATCCGCGCCTACGACGACCACGCTCTGGCCTGGGCGGAGCGCATGGAGCAACGGGACGGGCGGGCGCGGCGCGAGAGGTGA
- a CDS encoding aspartate aminotransferase family protein, with amino-acid sequence MTPHADPQTGAAVKAADRAHVFHSWSAQGLIDPLAVAGAEGSYFWDYDGNRYLDFTSGLVYTNIGYQHPKVVAAIQEQAGKLATFAPAFAVEARSEAARLIAERTPGDLDKIFFTNGGAEAVENAIRMARLHTGRPKVLSAYRSYHGGTATAVNITGDPRRWASDNGTAGVVHFWAPFLYRSPFYSSTEAEECARALTHLEDTIAFEGPQTIAAIILETIPGTAGIMTPPPGYLAGVREICDRYGIVFVLDEVMAGFGRTGAWFAADHFDVVPDLITFAKGVNSGYVPLGGVAISAEIAATFDKRPYPGGLTYSGHPLACAAAVATIQVMADEKVVENAAAVGETVLGPGLRELAERHPSVGEVRGLGVFWALELVRDRATREPLVPYNASGEANAAMAAFGAACKKNGLWPFINMNRTHAVPACNVSEAEAKEGLAALDAALSVADEWTV; translated from the coding sequence ATGACCCCTCATGCCGACCCGCAGACCGGAGCTGCCGTCAAGGCGGCCGACCGCGCCCATGTGTTCCACTCCTGGTCCGCCCAGGGCCTGATCGACCCGCTCGCCGTCGCCGGCGCAGAGGGGTCCTACTTCTGGGACTACGACGGCAACCGCTACCTCGACTTCACCAGCGGCCTCGTCTACACCAACATCGGCTACCAGCACCCCAAGGTCGTCGCGGCGATCCAGGAACAGGCCGGCAAGCTCGCCACCTTCGCCCCCGCGTTCGCCGTGGAGGCGCGCTCGGAGGCGGCCCGGCTGATCGCCGAGCGCACCCCCGGTGACCTGGACAAGATCTTCTTCACCAACGGCGGCGCGGAGGCCGTGGAGAACGCGATCCGGATGGCCCGTCTGCACACGGGCCGTCCGAAGGTGCTCTCCGCCTACCGCTCGTACCACGGCGGCACGGCCACGGCGGTCAACATCACCGGCGACCCGCGCCGCTGGGCCAGCGACAACGGGACGGCGGGCGTCGTCCACTTCTGGGCGCCGTTCCTGTACAGGTCCCCCTTCTACTCCTCGACGGAGGCGGAGGAGTGCGCCCGCGCTCTGACGCACCTGGAGGACACCATCGCCTTCGAGGGTCCGCAGACGATCGCGGCGATCATCCTCGAGACGATCCCGGGCACGGCCGGCATCATGACGCCGCCGCCCGGTTACCTGGCGGGCGTCCGCGAGATCTGCGACCGGTACGGCATCGTCTTCGTCCTCGACGAGGTCATGGCGGGCTTCGGACGCACGGGCGCCTGGTTCGCCGCTGACCACTTCGATGTGGTGCCCGACCTGATCACCTTCGCCAAGGGGGTCAACTCGGGATATGTGCCGCTCGGCGGTGTCGCGATCTCCGCCGAGATCGCCGCGACCTTCGACAAGCGCCCCTACCCCGGCGGACTGACCTACTCCGGCCACCCGCTGGCGTGCGCGGCGGCCGTCGCCACCATCCAGGTCATGGCGGACGAGAAGGTCGTCGAGAACGCGGCGGCCGTCGGAGAGACGGTGCTCGGCCCGGGGCTGCGCGAGCTCGCCGAGCGCCACCCCTCGGTGGGCGAGGTGCGCGGCCTGGGCGTCTTCTGGGCGCTCGAACTCGTCCGCGACCGAGCAACCCGCGAGCCGCTGGTGCCCTACAACGCGTCCGGCGAGGCGAACGCGGCGATGGCGGCGTTCGGCGCGGCCTGCAAGAAGAACGGCCTGTGGCCCTTCATCAACATGAACCGCACGCACGCCGTCCCCGCGTGCAACGTGAGCGAGGCGGAGGCGAAGGAGGGCCTTGCCGCGCTGGACGCGGCGCTGTCGGTCGCCGACGAGTGGACGGTCTGA
- a CDS encoding DJ-1/PfpI family protein yields the protein MTRGTVHLAVYDTYADWETGHTTAHLTQNGFTVKTVGLTTHPVTTMGGVRIQPDLALTDLDPADSQLLILTGAALWDTGDVLSPFATKARSFLDAGVPVAAICGATAGLAREGLLDDRAHTSAVPFYLAATGYKGSDHYVDTDAVTDGDLITAGPTEPVAFAREVFARLGVYEGEKLDAWYRLFHDSDPAAFEVLNA from the coding sequence ATGACCCGCGGGACCGTTCACCTGGCCGTCTACGACACCTACGCTGACTGGGAGACGGGGCACACCACCGCTCACCTCACCCAGAACGGCTTCACCGTGAAGACGGTCGGCCTCACCACGCACCCCGTCACCACCATGGGTGGCGTCCGCATCCAGCCCGATCTGGCGCTCACGGACCTCGACCCGGCGGACAGCCAGCTGCTGATCCTCACCGGAGCGGCCTTGTGGGACACGGGCGACGTCCTCTCGCCCTTCGCCACCAAGGCCCGCTCGTTCCTCGACGCGGGTGTGCCGGTCGCGGCGATCTGCGGCGCGACCGCCGGTCTCGCGCGTGAGGGCCTGCTCGACGACCGCGCCCACACGAGCGCCGTCCCGTTCTACCTGGCCGCCACGGGCTACAAGGGCAGCGACCACTACGTCGACACGGATGCCGTCACCGACGGCGACCTGATCACCGCCGGTCCGACCGAGCCCGTCGCCTTCGCCCGCGAGGTCTTCGCGCGTCTCGGCGTGTACGAGGGGGAGAAGCTGGACGCCTGGTACCGGCTGTTCCACGACTCGGACCCGGCGGCCTTCGAGGTCCTGAACGCATGA
- a CDS encoding MarR family transcriptional regulator produces the protein MRPADHPQELLTRTALGVFRLNGQFITVSDRLARDAGLTAARWQVLGAVVREPQSVAGIARTMGITRQSVQRIADVLADQGLAEYRPNPAHRRAKLLHATEDGRAAIKQLDPGHARLANRLLDALGPKEFAETVRVLEQLSQAMDAIDAEATSDGAAVLPPGPEA, from the coding sequence ATGAGGCCGGCCGACCATCCGCAGGAACTGCTGACCCGCACGGCTCTCGGCGTCTTCCGGCTGAACGGGCAGTTCATCACCGTCTCCGACCGCCTCGCCAGGGATGCGGGGCTGACGGCGGCCCGCTGGCAGGTCCTCGGCGCCGTGGTGCGCGAGCCGCAGTCCGTGGCCGGGATCGCCCGAACGATGGGCATCACCCGGCAGAGCGTGCAGCGCATCGCCGATGTGCTCGCCGACCAGGGGCTGGCCGAGTACCGGCCCAACCCGGCCCACCGGCGCGCGAAGCTGCTGCACGCGACGGAGGACGGCCGGGCCGCGATCAAGCAGCTCGACCCCGGCCACGCACGGCTGGCGAACCGGCTGCTGGACGCCCTCGGACCGAAGGAGTTCGCGGAGACCGTGCGGGTGCTGGAGCAGCTGTCACAGGCGATGGACGCCATCGACGCCGAGGCCACGTCCGACGGCGCGGCCGTCCTCCCACCCGGTCCGGAAGCCTGA
- a CDS encoding S1 family peptidase, which translates to MMHARRRGVRRKLQRVVRVAAVVGVLSGGLMVSGAMAGEPPAAGPPTAGGPPAAATPAAGLVSRLGPARTAGSWTGPDGKTVVAVTDQDAAEEVRRAGAEARVVRHSMERLRSAAETLRSAPRVPGTAWAVDYAANSITVRADSTVSAGDWSRMSGLAEEIGGFVRMERTRGTFTTRVNGGTAVFGDQRRCTAGFNVTNGQDIFILTAGHCGPEDSTWFRDRQGDELVGTTTAASFPGDDYSLVRYEDVDVLDRTNVVDIGGGRGVQIIGAGEPAVGQRVFRSGSTTGFRSGEVTAVNATVNYPEGTVTGLIETTVCAEPGDSGGPLFSEGLALGVTSGGDGDCTTGGTTYFQPVTTAMEKLGVDLTGGPPAPDGADNQSEGGAPPVPAPPPRSVEGLGSRAVSSIVDFGNPALGAGLIGLSLTGLLGARWLVSAQERREYRNFHSASWG; encoded by the coding sequence ATGATGCACGCACGCCGGAGGGGCGTACGACGGAAACTCCAGCGGGTCGTGCGGGTGGCCGCCGTGGTCGGGGTGCTCAGCGGCGGGCTGATGGTCTCCGGCGCCATGGCGGGCGAGCCGCCTGCCGCCGGGCCGCCGACCGCCGGTGGTCCACCGGCCGCCGCAACCCCGGCGGCCGGGCTGGTGTCGCGGCTCGGCCCGGCCCGTACCGCAGGCAGCTGGACCGGTCCCGACGGGAAGACTGTCGTCGCCGTCACCGATCAGGACGCCGCGGAGGAGGTACGGCGGGCCGGCGCCGAGGCCAGAGTCGTGCGCCACAGCATGGAGCGGCTCCGCTCGGCCGCCGAGACCCTGCGCTCCGCGCCGCGGGTGCCCGGTACCGCTTGGGCGGTCGACTACGCGGCCAACAGCATCACGGTGCGAGCGGACAGCACCGTCTCCGCCGGCGACTGGTCGCGCATGTCCGGCCTCGCGGAGGAGATCGGCGGCTTCGTCCGCATGGAACGCACCCGGGGAACCTTCACCACCAGGGTCAACGGCGGCACGGCGGTCTTCGGGGACCAGCGGCGGTGCACGGCCGGGTTCAACGTCACCAACGGCCAGGACATCTTCATCCTGACGGCGGGGCACTGCGGCCCGGAGGACTCCACCTGGTTCCGGGACCGTCAGGGCGACGAACTCGTCGGCACCACCACGGCCGCCAGCTTCCCCGGCGACGACTACTCCCTGGTGCGCTACGAGGACGTCGACGTCCTGGACCGCACCAATGTCGTGGACATCGGCGGCGGCCGGGGCGTACAGATCATCGGCGCAGGCGAACCGGCCGTCGGGCAGCGGGTGTTCCGCAGCGGCAGCACGACCGGGTTCCGTTCCGGTGAGGTGACCGCCGTCAACGCCACGGTGAACTACCCCGAGGGCACGGTGACCGGACTGATCGAGACCACGGTCTGCGCCGAGCCGGGGGACAGCGGCGGGCCGCTGTTCTCCGAGGGGCTGGCGCTCGGCGTCACCTCGGGGGGCGACGGGGACTGCACCACGGGCGGCACGACGTACTTCCAGCCGGTGACCACCGCCATGGAGAAGCTCGGCGTGGACCTGACGGGCGGTCCGCCCGCTCCAGACGGGGCGGACAACCAGTCGGAGGGCGGCGCCCCGCCTGTACCCGCGCCGCCGCCGCGGTCCGTGGAGGGCCTCGGATCGCGGGCGGTCAGCTCGATCGTCGACTTCGGGAACCCGGCCCTGGGCGCGGGATTGATCGGCCTCAGCCTGACCGGACTGCTGGGTGCACGATGGCTCGTGTCGGCGCAGGAGCGCAGGGAGTACCGCAACTTCCACAGCGCGAGCTGGGGCTGA
- a CDS encoding serine/threonine-protein kinase, producing MAQDASAALWEDPGVDALLPEDPTQIGPFRLLGRLGVGGMGRVYLARSAGGRTVAVKLVRAELAAQDEFRRRFAREVEALERVGGAGTTPVIASDTAAESPWVAIGYVPGPSLRSVVVDQYGPLPANSVRALAAGLADALGHIHAAGLLHRDLKPSNILLTVDGPRIIDFGIARAVDTVTDGGLTTTGAVVGSPGFMSPEQVRGERLTPASDVFCLGAVLAYAATGRPPFGSADSGVHAVLFRIAHEEPDLAGLAPELEPLVRGCLAKDPAARPTAAELASVSLPDEPWLPAGLLAGLGRNAARLLDADGDPTPPTPVTVPAAPRRRRRAPLPAAAAVAVLAVVSTFAAVQWKDRGGTDDGAGGAGATGTPVASTDGTDDSGGSGGIVPDDFLGAWEGVLRGSADAPYETGRIEITQGRAGEKTGVYVHVAGERLCMGRSTLVSADADRIVFGESDVTTSVPEKRCTPAAHQTLTVRSPEVLEWTSGDVSATFHRSKTGPKAVPSAFVGHWRQKFDVLDAPPDYKESRSFEMTVTQGPVGAPLVRFSENYPRTDDETGEETGDLVHCESTAVLGGVGDLVVLGPPQPAEGSDPECAPSESAQNLRADRFEGKERLLMYGMSADGEPAEYVRR from the coding sequence ATGGCGCAGGACGCGTCCGCCGCGTTGTGGGAAGATCCGGGCGTGGATGCCCTGTTGCCCGAAGACCCCACCCAGATCGGCCCGTTCCGGCTGCTCGGACGGCTCGGAGTCGGCGGGATGGGGCGGGTCTATCTCGCCCGCTCCGCCGGCGGCCGGACCGTGGCCGTCAAACTCGTGCGGGCGGAACTCGCCGCGCAGGACGAGTTCCGGCGCCGGTTCGCGCGTGAGGTCGAGGCGCTCGAGCGGGTCGGAGGGGCCGGGACCACTCCCGTCATCGCTTCGGACACCGCCGCGGAGTCGCCCTGGGTGGCCATCGGATATGTGCCGGGGCCGTCACTGAGGAGCGTCGTCGTCGACCAGTACGGGCCGCTGCCGGCGAACTCCGTACGCGCCCTGGCCGCAGGACTGGCCGACGCACTGGGGCACATCCACGCCGCCGGGCTGCTGCACCGGGACCTGAAGCCCTCCAACATCCTGCTCACCGTCGACGGCCCCCGGATCATCGACTTCGGCATCGCACGCGCCGTGGACACCGTCACCGACGGCGGGCTGACGACGACCGGCGCGGTCGTCGGATCACCCGGCTTCATGTCGCCCGAGCAGGTGCGGGGCGAGCGGCTCACGCCCGCGTCGGACGTGTTCTGTCTGGGCGCCGTGCTGGCGTACGCGGCCACCGGGCGCCCGCCGTTCGGGTCCGCGGACAGCGGGGTGCATGCCGTGCTGTTCCGTATCGCCCACGAGGAGCCGGACCTCGCCGGGCTCGCGCCCGAGCTGGAGCCGCTCGTACGGGGCTGTCTGGCCAAGGACCCGGCCGCCCGGCCGACGGCCGCGGAGCTGGCGAGCGTGTCCCTTCCGGACGAACCGTGGCTGCCCGCAGGCCTGTTGGCCGGGCTGGGGCGGAACGCGGCCCGGCTGCTCGACGCGGACGGGGACCCGACACCCCCGACGCCGGTGACCGTGCCGGCCGCGCCGCGCAGGCGGCGGCGTGCCCCGCTGCCGGCCGCGGCCGCGGTCGCCGTCCTCGCCGTCGTAAGCACGTTCGCCGCCGTGCAGTGGAAGGACCGCGGCGGGACGGACGACGGGGCGGGCGGCGCGGGAGCGACCGGCACTCCCGTCGCGTCGACCGACGGCACGGACGACTCCGGCGGCTCGGGCGGGATCGTTCCCGACGACTTCCTCGGCGCCTGGGAGGGCGTCCTGCGGGGCAGTGCCGACGCGCCGTACGAGACCGGGCGTATCGAGATCACCCAGGGCCGGGCCGGCGAGAAGACCGGCGTGTACGTGCACGTCGCCGGCGAGCGGCTGTGCATGGGGCGCTCCACGCTCGTCTCCGCGGACGCGGACCGGATCGTGTTCGGCGAGAGCGACGTCACCACCAGCGTGCCCGAGAAGCGCTGCACCCCCGCAGCGCACCAGACCCTGACCGTACGGTCGCCAGAGGTGCTGGAGTGGACGTCGGGAGACGTCAGCGCCACGTTCCACCGGTCGAAGACCGGCCCCAAGGCCGTGCCGTCCGCCTTCGTCGGCCACTGGCGGCAGAAGTTCGACGTGCTGGACGCCCCGCCGGACTACAAGGAGTCCCGTTCCTTCGAGATGACGGTCACCCAGGGCCCCGTCGGCGCCCCGCTCGTACGGTTCAGCGAGAACTACCCGCGTACCGACGACGAGACCGGCGAGGAAACCGGTGACCTGGTGCACTGCGAGAGCACCGCGGTGCTCGGCGGCGTCGGCGATCTGGTCGTCCTCGGGCCGCCGCAGCCGGCAGAGGGTTCCGACCCCGAGTGCGCCCCGTCGGAATCGGCGCAGAACCTGCGCGCCGACCGCTTCGAGGGGAAGGAACGGCTCCTCATGTACGGGATGAGCGCCGACGGCGAACCGGCGGAGTACGTCCGCCGGTGA
- a CDS encoding serine/threonine-protein kinase: protein MSDGGAGRRVVDGRFELEGRLGGGGMGTVWRARDVVLDRAVALKEVRPPDPGLAEYDPEAARMLRARVLREARALARVEHPNVVTIHHVVDGGEDTYPWLVMELVTGGSLADRLAEGPMAPAEAARLGREVLAALRAAHDAGIQHRDVKPANVLLRPDGRPVLTDFGIAAIRESTVLTATGSLIGTPDYMAPERISGDEGGPGSDLWSLAMMLYVAVEGHHPLRRSSTLATLAAVLNDELPPPRQAGPLAAVLAAVLVKDPAARPGPEAVDRMLAEVVEGRPPAWVDAVPVAAGPEDPAPADAVPTSYRLSPPATTGPQDAVPTQGAAVSGLRRHALGMVEREETARRAEVRRARPGRRIAIGSSITATVLTGVLVWALLPDGEDGGEAGAKPSGPAVTGTRTPTPTPPDPTPSQSARQIDLLTPDGIRTAVADIKAKTGTDRVGSLTVYPEHVSADVMVDGDDRRYDSWTYRVGQGAEKGIISGTLSGGYRPFSLDDFDWDVLPALFERARKDVNVKDPTTRYLVARVPSETFGTPLGLGIYLSDEYGAGGHLDADLKGKVTRVYPYEG, encoded by the coding sequence ATGAGCGACGGGGGCGCCGGCAGGCGGGTGGTCGACGGCCGGTTCGAGCTGGAGGGGCGGCTCGGCGGCGGCGGTATGGGGACGGTCTGGCGTGCGCGGGACGTCGTGCTGGACCGGGCCGTGGCGCTGAAAGAGGTGCGGCCGCCCGATCCGGGGCTCGCGGAGTACGACCCGGAAGCGGCCCGCATGCTGCGGGCGCGGGTACTGCGGGAGGCGCGCGCTCTCGCCAGGGTCGAGCATCCCAACGTGGTGACGATCCACCACGTCGTCGACGGCGGCGAGGACACCTACCCGTGGCTGGTCATGGAACTGGTCACCGGCGGGTCGCTCGCGGACCGGCTCGCGGAGGGGCCGATGGCGCCGGCCGAAGCCGCCCGGCTGGGCCGGGAGGTGCTGGCGGCGCTGCGGGCCGCGCACGACGCCGGTATCCAGCACCGGGACGTGAAGCCCGCCAACGTACTGCTGCGGCCCGACGGGCGGCCCGTGCTCACCGACTTCGGGATCGCGGCGATCCGGGAGTCGACCGTCCTCACGGCGACCGGCTCCCTCATCGGCACGCCCGACTACATGGCTCCCGAGCGCATCTCCGGGGACGAGGGCGGACCCGGCTCGGACCTGTGGTCGCTGGCGATGATGCTGTACGTCGCGGTGGAGGGGCACCATCCGCTGCGCCGGAGCTCGACGCTCGCCACACTGGCGGCCGTCCTCAACGACGAGCTTCCGCCGCCGCGTCAGGCAGGTCCGCTGGCGGCGGTGCTGGCCGCGGTGCTGGTCAAGGACCCGGCGGCGCGTCCCGGCCCGGAGGCGGTGGACCGGATGCTGGCAGAGGTGGTGGAGGGCCGCCCGCCGGCGTGGGTGGACGCGGTACCCGTAGCCGCGGGGCCCGAGGACCCGGCGCCTGCGGACGCGGTGCCCACCTCGTACCGGCTGTCCCCTCCCGCCACCACCGGGCCCCAGGACGCCGTCCCGACGCAGGGTGCGGCGGTGTCGGGGCTGCGCCGGCATGCGTTGGGCATGGTGGAGCGTGAGGAGACCGCCCGCCGTGCGGAGGTCCGGCGGGCCCGGCCGGGCCGCCGGATCGCGATCGGCTCGTCGATCACCGCGACCGTGCTGACCGGCGTACTGGTGTGGGCGCTGCTGCCCGACGGCGAAGACGGCGGGGAGGCGGGGGCCAAGCCGTCGGGGCCGGCCGTCACGGGGACACGGACCCCGACGCCGACCCCTCCCGATCCCACGCCGTCGCAGAGCGCCCGGCAGATCGACCTGCTGACGCCGGACGGCATTCGTACGGCGGTCGCGGACATCAAGGCCAAGACCGGTACGGACCGGGTCGGAAGCCTCACCGTGTACCCGGAGCACGTGTCGGCCGACGTGATGGTCGACGGAGACGACAGGCGGTACGACAGCTGGACCTACCGCGTCGGGCAAGGTGCGGAGAAGGGCATCATCAGCGGCACCCTCTCCGGCGGATATCGCCCGTTCAGCCTGGACGACTTCGACTGGGACGTGCTTCCCGCCCTGTTCGAGCGGGCCCGCAAGGATGTGAACGTGAAGGATCCGACCACCCGCTATCTGGTGGCCCGGGTGCCGAGCGAAACGTTCGGCACTCCGCTCGGACTGGGCATCTACCTGTCCGACGAATACGGTGCGGGCGGGCACCTGGACGCCGACCTCAAGGGCAAGGTCACCCGGGTGTACCCGTACGAGGGGTGA